In one window of Opitutus sp. GAS368 DNA:
- a CDS encoding ABC transporter permease, whose amino-acid sequence MLRRLLPFAADLWTHRELLWQFTLRNVELRHKGSHLGLIWSILNPLLMLGLYVLVFGFIFGGKYGVSPNETRLDYALGIFLGLTLFHFVAEVLGVSSSIIVGNPNFVKKVVFPLEILPAANVGGALFHLLISLGLALLSLLLFGHGIPAGILWLPVIIFPLVLLGLGLAWLISALGVFFRDIGQVMQFLSTALMWASAVFFTAQKYPTAWTYLRFNPLLLAIDLTRDAALWARPLNYHHLGYLYLTGFAACYLGHLAFKRIKPAFADVL is encoded by the coding sequence ATGCTTCGCCGCCTCCTGCCCTTTGCCGCCGACCTCTGGACGCACCGCGAGCTGCTCTGGCAGTTCACGCTGCGCAACGTGGAATTGCGCCACAAGGGCAGCCATCTCGGGCTCATCTGGTCGATCCTCAACCCGCTGCTAATGCTGGGCCTCTACGTGCTCGTCTTCGGCTTCATCTTCGGCGGGAAATATGGTGTAAGCCCCAACGAGACCCGTCTGGATTACGCCCTGGGCATCTTCCTCGGCTTGACGCTGTTTCATTTCGTCGCAGAGGTGCTGGGCGTCTCCTCCAGCATCATCGTGGGCAACCCCAATTTCGTGAAGAAGGTGGTGTTTCCTCTCGAGATTCTGCCTGCGGCGAACGTCGGCGGGGCGCTGTTCCACTTGCTGATCAGCCTCGGGCTCGCGTTGCTGAGTCTGCTGCTCTTTGGCCATGGCATCCCCGCGGGCATCCTGTGGCTCCCGGTCATTATTTTTCCGCTCGTCCTGTTAGGACTGGGGCTAGCATGGCTGATCTCGGCCTTGGGGGTGTTCTTCCGTGACATCGGCCAGGTTATGCAATTCCTCTCCACGGCGCTGATGTGGGCGAGCGCCGTGTTCTTCACGGCCCAGAAATACCCGACCGCCTGGACCTACCTGCGCTTCAATCCACTGCTGCTCGCCATCGACCTCACCCGCGACGCCGCGCTCTGGGCGCGCCCCCTCAATTACCACCACCTCGGTTATCTCTACCTGACCGGGTTCGCTGCCTGTTACCTTGGCCATCTCGCTTTCAAGCGGATAAAACCGGCTTTCGCCGATGTTCTCTGA
- a CDS encoding TolC family protein, with protein sequence MKTLRLFLVLPLLAGEILAGETAAGGPVLPEKIIPQLEPILAAAVQQSPRMLNRVLDLEIAENNRIQARANVLPSVGGWASYYDSRDTRADLTGPLNVIKIAYNLSVNQPVFYWGERRNNAKMGEIQASIAKGQFQDGYRALAQTLRGDYMRLIVQKLSVKRAVAYQEYTKDQLQKEETRLAQKVISEFQIFPIRLAAEQAQIASERAQFDFEMAKVSFARLSGQPLLDDAIPDTIPVAAYEAAVYDRQLADYLGQKEPPTMEAVIMRKQLENEKLNYLNQTTRLKPKFNAVLGASQDQQSYTLNVAQKYRVNSLFGGVSASWTIFDGFSSQAAVRSEIARKRQMENDYKDLTERLAQQAQTQVKQLNFSARSMVITDRAMVASEGNLKTKQDEFARGVCSEDDVSWARIALMDAQINAYNGRSDYLYRIGDFLGTVMADPVVANVAANK encoded by the coding sequence ATGAAAACCCTCAGATTGTTCCTCGTGCTGCCGCTGCTGGCCGGTGAAATCCTGGCTGGAGAGACCGCGGCGGGCGGACCCGTTCTGCCGGAGAAAATCATCCCGCAACTGGAGCCGATCCTGGCGGCGGCGGTGCAGCAATCCCCGCGCATGCTCAACCGGGTGCTGGATCTCGAGATCGCCGAGAACAACCGGATCCAGGCCCGGGCCAACGTGCTGCCCAGCGTCGGCGGCTGGGCCAGCTACTACGACTCCCGCGACACCCGGGCCGATCTTACCGGGCCCCTGAATGTCATCAAGATCGCCTACAATCTCTCCGTCAACCAGCCCGTGTTCTATTGGGGCGAGCGTCGTAATAACGCCAAGATGGGTGAGATCCAGGCGAGCATCGCCAAGGGGCAATTTCAGGACGGCTACCGCGCCTTGGCCCAGACCCTGCGCGGGGACTACATGCGGCTGATCGTGCAGAAACTTTCCGTGAAGCGGGCGGTGGCCTACCAGGAATACACCAAGGACCAGCTGCAGAAAGAAGAGACCCGCCTGGCCCAGAAGGTGATTTCCGAGTTTCAGATCTTTCCGATCCGGCTGGCGGCGGAACAGGCGCAGATCGCCAGCGAACGGGCGCAATTCGACTTCGAGATGGCGAAGGTCTCATTCGCCCGGCTGTCCGGCCAGCCGCTCCTGGACGATGCGATTCCAGATACGATCCCGGTGGCCGCCTACGAGGCGGCCGTCTACGACCGCCAGCTGGCGGACTATCTTGGCCAGAAGGAACCGCCCACGATGGAGGCGGTTATCATGCGCAAGCAGCTGGAAAATGAAAAACTGAATTATTTAAACCAGACCACCCGGCTAAAGCCCAAATTCAACGCGGTGCTGGGGGCCAGCCAGGACCAGCAGAGCTATACCCTCAACGTGGCGCAGAAATACCGGGTCAACTCGCTCTTTGGCGGCGTCTCCGCCAGCTGGACGATCTTTGACGGCTTCTCCTCGCAGGCCGCCGTGCGCTCCGAGATCGCCCGGAAGCGGCAGATGGAAAACGATTACAAGGACCTGACCGAGCGGCTGGCCCAGCAGGCCCAGACGCAGGTCAAGCAGCTCAATTTTTCGGCCCGCAGCATGGTCATCACCGACCGCGCGATGGTCGCAAGCGAGGGCAATCTCAAGACCAAGCAAGATGAGTTTGCCCGGGGTGTCTGCTCCGAGGACGATGTGAGCTGGGCTCGGATCGCCCTGATGGATGCCCAGATCAACGCATACAACGGGCGCAGTGATTATCTTTACCGGATCGGCGACTTCCTCGGCACGGTCATGGCCGATCCGGTGGTGGCGAACGTCGCGGCGAACAAATGA